From the genome of Camelus bactrianus isolate YW-2024 breed Bactrian camel chromosome 33, ASM4877302v1, whole genome shotgun sequence, one region includes:
- the OR10G6 gene encoding olfactory receptor 10G6, with amino-acid sequence MQSGNQTSVSHFFLVGLHHPPQLGAPLFLAFLVIYALTVSGNGLITLTVLADTQLHRPMYWFLCHLSCLDVTISSAIVPKMLAGFLLDSRIISFGGCVIQLFSFHFLGCTECFLYTLMACDRFLAICKPLHYATIMTHSVCNYLAMGTWLGGTIHSLFQTSFIFRLPFCGPNRVDYFFCDIPAMLRLASADTTINELVTFVDTGFLALTCFVLILTSYGYIVAAILRIRSADGRRNAFSTCAAHLTVVIVYYVPCTFIYLRPGSQEPLDGVVAVFYTVITPLLNPIIYTLCNKEMKAALWRMGGHKDV; translated from the coding sequence ATGCAAAGTGGAAACCAGACTTCTGTGTCTCACTTCTTTTTAGTGGGCCTGCACCACCCGCCACAGCTGGGGGCGCCCCTCTTCCTAGCCTTCCTCGTCATCTACGCCCTCACTGTCTCTGGGAATGGGCTCATCACCCTCACGGTCTTGGCGGACACCCAGCTCCACCGCCCCATGTACTGGTTCCTGTGTCACCTCTCCTGCTTGGACGTGACCATTTCCTCTGCCATTGTCCCCAAGATGCTAGCTGGCTTCCTCTTGGATAGTCGGATTATCTCCTTTGGGGGCTGTGTTATccagcttttttctttccatttcctggGCTGCACTGAATGCTTCCTTTACACACTCATGGCCTGTGATCGTTTCCTGGCCATTTGTAAGCCTTTACATTATGCCACCATCATGACCCACAGTGTCTGTAACTACCTAGCTATGGGTACCTGGCTGGGAGGCACCATTCACTCACTTTTCCAAACAAGCTTCATATTCCGGCTGCCCTTCTGTGGTCCAAACCGGGTAGACTACTTCTTCTGTGACATTCCTGCCATGCTGCGTCTAGCCAGTGCTGACACCACCATCAACGAGTTGGTCACCTTTGTGGACACTGGATTCTTGGCCCTCACCTGCTTTGTGCTTATCCTCACTTCCTACGGTTACATAGTGGCTGCCATCCTGCGAATCCGGTCCGCCGATGGGCGCCGCAATGCCTTCTCCACCTGTGCCGCCCACCTCACTGTTGTCATTGTTTACTACGTGCCCTGCACCTTCATTTACCTGCGTCCTGGCTCACAGGAACCCCTGGATGGAGTGGTAGCTGTCTTCTACACCGTCATCACTCCCCTGCTTAACCCCATCATTTACACACTTTGCAACAAAGAGATGAAGGCAGCATTATGGAGGATGGGGGGTCACAAGGATGTGTAG
- the LOC105078626 gene encoding olfactory receptor 10G9, whose protein sequence is MTNVSLVTTFILTGLPHAAELDLLLFGIFLVIYVLTVVGNLLILLVIMVDSHLHTPMYYFLTNLSFIDIWFSTVTVPKMLMTLVSPGGRAISLHSCVAQLYSFHFLGSTECFLYTVMSFDRYLAISYPLRYASMMSGQACALLATATWLSGSLHSAVQTTLTFRLPYCGPSQIQHYFCDAPPILKLACADTSTNEMVIFVNIGVVASGCFLLIALSYVSIVCSILKIRTSQGRHRAFQTCASHCIVVLCFFVPCVFIYLRPGSKDAVDGIVAVFYTVLTPLLNPVVYTLRNKEVRKALLKLKDRVVYSHSK, encoded by the coding sequence ATGACAAACGTGAGTCTAGTGACAACGTTTATCCTCACCGGCCTTCCCCATGCAGCAGAGCTGGACCTGCTCCTCTTTGGAATCTTCTTGGTGATTTATGTCCTCACTGTGGTGGGGAACCTCCTCATCCTGTTGGTGATTATGGTGGattcccacctccacacccccatgtactaCTTCCTGACCAACCTGTCCTTCATTGACATATGGTTCTCCACGGTCACTGTGCCCAAAATGCTGATGACCTTGGTGTCCCCGGGAGGCAGGGCTATCTCCTTGCACAGCTGCGTGGCCCAGCTCTACTCCTTCCACTTCCTGGGGAGCACCGAATGTTTCCTCTACACAGTCATGTCCTTCGACCGCTACCTGGCCATCAGTTACCCGCTCAGGTACGCCAGCATGATGAGTGGGCAAGCGTGCGCCCTCCTGGCCACAGCCACGTGGCTCAGCGGCTCTCTGCACTCTGCTGTCCAGACCACACTGACATTCCGCTTGCCCTACTGTGGACCCAGCCAGATCCAGCATTACTTCTGCGATGCACCGCCCATCCTCAAACTAGCCTGCGCAGACACCTCCACCAACGAGATGGTGATCTTTGTCAACATCGGAGTAGTGGCCTCAGGCTGCTTTCTCCTGATAGCGCTGTCCTACGTGTCCATCGTCTGCTCCATCCTGAAGATCCGCACCTCACAGGGGAGACACAGAGCCTTTCAGACCTGTGCCTCCCACTGCATTGTggtcctttgtttctttgttccctGTGTTTTCATTTACCTGAGGCCAGGTTCCAAGGATGCTGTGGATGGGATTGTGGCAGTTTTCTACACTGTCCTGACCCCGCTTCTGAACCCTGTGGTGTACACCCTGAGGAACAAGGAAGTGAGGAAAGCTCTGTTGAAGCTTAAAGACAGAGTAGTGTATTCTCATAGCAAATAA